A part of Fibrobacter sp. UWB15 genomic DNA contains:
- a CDS encoding type 4a pilus biogenesis protein PilO has translation MGKIDLKDKRNVYAIIVCLLIMAAAHLVYNYVWDPFTYQRESLERDLQSAQAELDKINAKKHRVAELEMQLAQAEKDFEKLKEMFPEEEKVPLRLQDLYAVIRSSMVQIQKFNPEGRAEKEHYIENRYSIAVNSGYHMLGYLFAEIANFNYPTAITNLRLNRYSGIKAEVEKSETHGWTPITMSVTFNLTTYTSKKVGK, from the coding sequence ATGGGTAAGATAGATCTAAAAGACAAACGAAACGTCTATGCCATAATCGTGTGCCTTCTGATTATGGCAGCCGCCCATTTAGTGTATAACTATGTTTGGGATCCGTTTACGTATCAGCGTGAATCCTTGGAACGTGATCTCCAGTCGGCTCAGGCAGAACTGGACAAGATCAACGCCAAGAAACATCGCGTGGCTGAACTCGAAATGCAGCTTGCTCAGGCTGAAAAAGATTTCGAAAAGCTGAAGGAAATGTTCCCCGAAGAAGAAAAGGTGCCGCTGCGCTTGCAGGACCTTTATGCGGTGATTCGTAGTTCCATGGTGCAAATCCAGAAGTTCAATCCTGAAGGGCGCGCCGAAAAGGAACACTACATCGAAAACCGTTATTCCATAGCGGTCAATTCGGGTTACCACATGCTGGGTTACCTGTTTGCAGAAATCGCAAACTTCAATTACCCGACTGCCATTACAAACCTTCGCCTGAACCGTTATTCGGGTATCAAGGCCGAAGTCGAAAAGTCTGAAACTCACGGCTGGACTCCGATTACCATGTCGGTCACGTTCAACCTGACGACGTACACATCGAAGAAGGTGGGCAAATGA
- a CDS encoding PilN domain-containing protein has product MASTKKETTRNALAISINLLPPEFRKKQKDFSWITDRRIIWPTVALLVAIVAVVMLQGYVNETISGLSTELTRVQEEVERERPLLSKISDLEQKQGIVNTKINALKSIQVSKKRWVILFENISSVLPPNMWITSINQMGEFDLEMRGVTYDFSEVAEYMVKLEKQVSIQSVSLVTISTAKVDGKEAYNFTIKIVLKRDLGEGDNG; this is encoded by the coding sequence ATGGCGTCTACGAAAAAAGAAACCACAAGAAATGCCTTGGCCATTTCCATTAACTTGCTTCCGCCGGAATTCCGCAAGAAGCAAAAGGACTTTTCTTGGATTACGGACCGTCGCATCATTTGGCCGACAGTTGCACTGCTTGTTGCAATCGTTGCTGTGGTCATGTTGCAAGGCTATGTCAATGAAACCATTAGCGGTCTGAGCACTGAACTGACGCGTGTTCAGGAAGAAGTGGAACGTGAACGTCCGCTGCTTTCCAAGATTAGCGACTTGGAACAGAAACAGGGCATTGTCAATACCAAGATCAATGCTCTCAAGTCCATTCAGGTGAGCAAAAAACGTTGGGTTATTTTGTTCGAAAACATCTCGTCGGTGCTTCCGCCTAATATGTGGATTACGAGCATCAACCAGATGGGTGAATTCGATCTTGAAATGCGTGGTGTAACCTACGATTTCTCGGAAGTCGCCGAATACATGGTGAAGCTCGAGAAGCAGGTGAGCATCCAGTCGGTTTCGCTGGTGACCATCTCTACTGCGAAAGTGGATGGAAAAGAAGCCTATAATTTCACCATCAAGATAGTTCTCAAGCGAGATCTTGGGGAGGGTGATAATGGGTAA